AGCCGCGTGTCTTACCGGAAACTGTATCTGTGGTGTTTATCGCCTTCCATAAATCCGCGGCTTTCACCCACACTGGTGGATATTTATAACGAGAAACATCCATAATTAAAAATCTATCTGTCTGCTCATTGTAAGCTGCGATGGGTGAAATATGTCCACCTTTTTCTTGACCAATTTCTTTACGTAAATAATTCACTATGACAAAATTATTAGATTGCTTTAAATTTGTCGAGACTAGCTTACGAAACTGTTCTAAATTAGTATCGGCTGCATGATAAACCTTGACTTGGACATCATAACTAGCAATTAATCCGCCTAATTCTGCTAAAGTCATTCCTTGACGGGCGACAACTTCAGGTGCAATGACTTTTTTAGTTTTTTCATTGCTAAAAAAGTTTTCTTGGGTGAACACTCTATAAGGAGAATATTGTGGTGATTCTGGTGCGACAACTCCTAAACTATTTAACACCATCACACTACTAGCAACACCACAAAAAGCTTGATTATGTTGCGTGACAAACTGCATACTCAAAGGAAAGAAATCTTCTCTGGAGCGACTTTGAATTAATAACTTCTCTCCCTCCTTAGAATTAAAAGCAATCAAGTTATTGGAAAGGGGTAATGTTTGAGCAATAACAGTTCCACTAGAAACAAAAAACCAGATAATTGCAGTTTGAAAAGTTGTGTTTAACTTCATAAATTTCCCACTTAAAAACTTCGCGCCTCTGCTCCTCTTCGTGAACCTAACTCCTTAGATTTAAGAAACTCACGCACAACCTCTTTAATATCTCGTAACTCCCCTTCAACTAAATAATTTAACTGCCGCATTTCATCTGCGGAAATTTTACCAGAAAGTTGAGCGATCGCACTTTTCAACTCCGGGTATTTATTCAACACTTCTTGTCTAACAATTGGTGTAGCTTCGTAAGGGGGAAAATATTGTTTATCATCCTTTAATACAGCCAAACCTAAGCGCGTAATTTGTCCATCAGTCGAATTTCCCGCCACCATATCTACTTGTTTTTGGATTAAGGCGCGATATATTAAACCCAAGTCCATAATTTGCGGTGGTTTAGAAAAACGCAAATCGTAAGTTTTAGCTAAACCCGGAAAACCATCTTCTCGTTCTAAAAATTCGTAGCCAAACCCGCCGCGCCATTGGGGTGTATATTGGGCAACCTGAGATAAAGTTTGAATATTATATTTCTTGGCATCTTCACCACGAATTACCATTGCGAAAGTATTTTCAAAACCTAAGCTAGGCATAACTTCCAGCTTAAATTTTTTGTCATATATTTGTTTTAATTTTTCGTAAACTACTTTTGGGTCATTGAAGGCTTTTTGTTTTAAAATCCCAGTAAAAGCTGTACCCGTGTATTCAATATAAGCATCAATTTTTCCAGCCAGAATAGCATTATGACAAACAAAAGAACCGCCTAAACGGGGACGACGGACAACTTTGAGATTAGTTGTTGCTTCAATTTGTTGGGCTAAGAGTTCGCCTAAAATATCTTGTTCGGTAAAATCTTTAGAAGCAACAACAATATCGCCCGTGGTATTATTCGCGCTAGGGTTACAAGCTGCGATCGCCACTACTAAAGTAAAAGTTAAAATAAAAAATATTAAAAATCTTTTCATTACTTATTTAACTTTTAATTTGGTTTCCAACAACCCAATTAACAAATCTGCCAGTAAAGCAATCATGGCTGCTGGTACTGCCCCGGCTAAAATTAAATCATTATTTACTACCGCAATACCGCGAAAAATAAACACGCCTAAACCACCAGCACCAATAGCAGCAGCAATAGTGGCAATACCAATACCTATCACTGCCGCAACTCTCACCCCTGCTAAAATTACACTCATTGCTAAGGGAATTTCGACTTGTAATAATAATTCTTGATCAGTCATTCCCATGCCTCTACCAGCTTCGATAATTGCCGGATCTACACTGGTAATACCTGTGTAAGTATTGCGAATTATCGGCAGAAAAGAATATAAAGTCAAAGCCACAATCGCTGGGACAACACCAATTCCACCAATAATCGGCACAGGAATTAGTAAACCAAATAATGCCAAACTTGGAATAGTTTGCAATACATTGGCAATACCCAAAATGGGTTGACGCAACCGAGTTTGACGGGTAATTAAAATACCTAACGGAATGCCAACAAGTGTGGCAATTGTAATGGCAATGCCTACCAAAAATAAATGTTCCAGCGTGTGCTGTAAAATTTCTGGGGCATACTTAATCAAGAAAAAGTCTTTCATAAATTGTCTTGCAGAGAACGCAGACATTGAAGAAAAGCTAGGCTTTCTGGATGTTGCGATCGCAGAAACTCCTCCTTTGTACCTAATACTACCAGTTCTCCGTCATACATTAACCCAATTCGAGAAGCTAAGACAAACGCCTCTTGGATATCATGCGTCACAAATACCACTGTCTTACCGAGTTCTTGCTGTAACCGCCGAAACTCCTGTTGCAATTCTAAGCGCGTAATGGGGTCAAGTGCGCCAAAAGGCTCATCCATTAACAAAACTGGGGGATCTGCGGCTAACGCTCTCGCTACGCCTACCCTTTGTCGCTGTCCCCCCGAAAGTTGATGGGGATAACGCCCAGCAAACTGCACAGGATCTAACCCTACCAATTGCAACAATTCATAAACTCTTGTTTTAATTTGTTTCGGTTTCCAACCTTCTAAACTAGGAACTAAACCAACATTACGTTCTACAGTGAAATGGGGAAATAAACCAGTTTCTTGAATGACATAACCAATTTTGCGCCGCAGTTTAATTTCATCCCATTGCTTTGTCGGAGTTCCATCAAATACGACTTCACCTGTGGTTGGCGTAAACAGACGATTAATTAATTTCATCGTGGTAGTTTTCCCGCTACCACTGCGTCCAAGTAATATTAATGCTTCTCCTTGACGAATCGAAAAATTAAGATTTGATACTAAATTGCGACGGTTGCGGCTAAAGCTGACATCGCGGAATTCAACAGCAATTGAGCGATTTTGCGACATAGTTGACTGTTGGTCGTTAACTTGAAGCTATTATTACTGATTTTGCTAATAAGTAAATATAGACTTTTGTCTCACGCATAGACGCGGTAGCGGCTTCCCGCAGGGTAGGCGCAAAGGCGCAAAGAGTAAGATGTCATTACGAGGAGGTATAGGTCTGTAAGTGTTCAAAACCCTTATATAGCAATCCTAAATCATTTGTGAAATTCTCTTTCTTTTCTTTCTTTGTGTCCTTTGCGTCCTTTGCGGTACCCTTCTCCCAAAGGGAGACGCTACGCGAACGGGAAGCCGCTTCGCGTCTACGTTAAAAAAAATACTTTTTCACAACTTCAGATAGGATTGCTATACCCTCACAGACAACCGTTGTGCGTAATGTTGATGTTAAAATCGAGTTTCATATTCAAAGAACAGTAGATTTTCATTGCCTAAATCGGTTGCGCCGCGTACTAAAATTTCGTCATTGAGTCGATAGAGGACGTTGTAACGGAAGGACGCATCACTGCTAAATAATGGTCGTGATAAAGAAACAGAAAAATCTCGATTTAGGTTGAATACACCTTCGGCTGATAAATCGAGAACTGATGAGCGTCTTGCTGTTTGATCTGTAATGGGAGTAGGAAAGATGCGAAATTCACTAAAACCAATTGCTTGACCGATCGCAGTAATCGTACCTTGTAAACTACCTAAAATTGTCGTACCAGCAAAATTAGTTAACCCTTGGGTGATATCTCCGGTTTGAGCAAAGTTATTCAAAATTGAACCACCCAGTAAAGCCACAATTTCTCCTTGACTGCGGCGGGGTTGACTTGTCAATTCTAAATTTTCGTTTAATCTACTAGCCCGTCCTGTCACCCTTGCTTGTACGCGCACGGTGCGTAAAGTGCCAAAATTGATCGCAGAAGCATCGCTGATTTCTGCCGATGCAGGGGATCTTAAAATCCGATTATTGATTGCTGAAGTTTCAGGGACGATCGCTAACAGTCGCACATTCAGGGTAGGATCAAGTCCTTGACTGGGGGTAAAGGTGGCTGTTTGTTCATAGCCGCGTTCTAAGGTGAACTCGGTGCTAAATAAACTGACTCTTCCGCCTGTTAACCGAATTTCTCCTTCGGGGAGAGGTTTGGCTAATGTACCGTTAATTGTTAAGTCACCTTTGGCGTTAAAACTGAGTATGGGTTGGCTAAAGCCGCCTACTCCCGGTACAAAACTGAGTAAAGATTGACTTGTCACCCGCACATCATCACCCAAACTCAAGCGTAAGTTGTCAAACGCCACAGGTAAATTAGGTCTAGTTACAGCAGCAGTAGTCGTAGAGTTAGGTTTAGTTTCTGTGGGTGTAACGGCACTAATATTGATGTCAATATTATCGTTTGTTGTTGGTTGAGTGTTAGCAGTGGTGGAGTTGCCAATAATTACCTGTCCATCACTCAGTTCAATTTCACCGCCAATTTGTGGTTTGAGTGCTGTTCCTTGAATCACCGCATTACCGCTCACACCACCTGCATACAAACCAGGAACTTGAAAATCTAGGGGTTTTTCTATTAATACTGTCAAAGGATTGGTTGTATTGGACTGGGGTGTAAAAATTGGCAAAATTCCCGATGCTGTGACTAACCCTTGATTGTAATTAGCTTGAATACCTTCTATATTTACTATATTGCCGTTAAACTGGGCTGTTCCCGTGATATTTGTGAGCGGTTCCGATAAAGCTTGAGCGCGAATAGTAGCATTATTCAATGTGGCATTGCCGTTAATAATTGGCTGGTTTAACGTACCGCCGACATTCACAGCTACTTGTCCTTGTCCATCTAGCCATGAGACTTGATTGTTAGTCAGCAGATTTAACAGTGTTAAACCTTCGTTACTCACATTCGCCTGGACACTAATTTGATTACTAGCTGGTTTGACGAAGGTAAAGGGTAAGGGTGCAGGAATACTACCTGTAGCTGTAATGGGTTGAGTTCCTGTCAGCAGTAGCGCACTGTCAAAATTTAAGCGGGCATTTTCGTAGGCAAATTTTACCTGTCCTGTCTGCACTGGTTGGTTATTCAGAGTCGCATTCGCCAGCGATACTTCACCATTTACGCTGGGGTTGAGGAAATTACCTTGCAAATTAGCCACAGCATTCACTTCACCTGTGACATCTAGCGGATATTGGGCAATAAACGGCTGAAATAAAGATAACGGCAAACTAGCTACATTCAACTGTCCCGCCAGTTGGTTCAGTCCTAATTTGCCGGCAAAAGCTACCTGTCCTTGATTGATGCCAATACTCAAGGGTGAAAGTGTCACAACACCATTGGCAAAATTACCTTGAGCAATAACTTGATTAATCGTATATTGTCCCCATTGCCAGTTATTACCTTGGAGATTAAACCCAGCATTCAACCCAGATTTTAAAGAACCACTGGCTACTAAGGTTCCATTCAAAGCACCTGTTAATTCTGCCAAGCTGGGTAAAGGCGGTGCTTGTTTTTTCGCTTGCTGTTGTTGCTGTTCTGTGGCTGTGGCAATTTTAGAGAAGTATTCTAGCTGTCTGAGCAAGTCTGCATTGGGTAAGCGCACAGATGTGGTGTTGAGTGCGGTTGCACCTGCTAGTGTGGGTGGTTCTGTACCTGTACTTAAATCTTGAAAATCGTAGATATTAAACGCTTGTAAAAGTTCTTGTATTCTCGTTTCTACTAAATTCGCTTGGACTTGAAATTGGGGGTTATTGCCAGTTTGCACACTCCCACTGAGGGCGATGCTACTTTCTCCCAGACGTAAGAGACCATTAGTTAAGTTAGCCGAACCATTGGCATAGTTAAAACTACCACGAAATTCTGCGGCGGAAACTCTGGCAACACGGGGCTGAGAAATTGCCACATCTCCCGCCACTGCATAATTATTCAGATTAACTACTAAATTGCCTGATAATTGCCCACCCAAGGGTTTTAAATTATTGTTAGGTAAAAAGCCGCTAACCAAAGCGATGGGAAATTGTTGGGCGTTGATAATTAAATTATCTCCCTCGGTTCTACCTGTGGTGACAGCGCCATCACGCCGGACTAAAAAGGAAGTTGGGCGATAATTACCATCGAGGTTCAAAGCTATCCTATCTTGTGTACCTGCGAGGCGCAGACTTCCCCCTTGTCCGCCTTGAAAATTCACATTACCAGTTAAAACGGGGTCAAATGCCACGTTTCCGACATTGAAATTCCGCAGCCGCACATTACCAGTAGCTTGGGGAACTTCTGGAGTACCTGTGACTCGCCCATTAAAATCAACAAAACCTGATAAAGCAATATCTCCGGGAACTTGCACACCAGTATTATTGAGGTTGAAATTCTGCGCCAGGACATCGAAATTAAAGCCGGCGATTTTCGGTGTACCTGTTGCTGGTAATTGTACAGCGATCGCACCACTCGCACTTACCCCCAGTGTCGTCGCCCGTGGCACAATAATTTGCTGACCATTCCAGCGAAACTCGGCTGACAATGGTTGTGCTAACTGTGCTATTCCTTGGTTGGCGCGGAGTTGTCCGGCGGCGCGAATATCTGCTAAGGCAAAAGATTTTGTATTCCCAGCCACCTGGACATTCCCATTCAGCCTACCGCGTAGTTGGGGTGAAAAACGGCTGAGTTGAATTTGAGAAGCATTTGCCACTGCTTGCCAGCGACCATTATTCAGGTTAGCATCCCTAATGTTAACTGTACCCCCCACCACACTCAAGTTTGCTTGTCCAGAAGCTTGAATATTTTCTGGTTGGAAAGATTTCGTGCTGCCTGATAAATTCACAGAAGCACTAGTTAATACTCCCTGAAATTGGGCGGGAATCTGGGAAAAACGGCTGAGTTGAATTTGGGAAGCATTCGCCACTGCTTGCCAGCGACTATTATTCAAGTTAATATCCCTGATATTGACTCTACCCCCCGCCAGGTTGAGATTTGCTTCCCCTGTGGCTTGAAAAGATTTCGTACTACCCGACAAACTCACCGATGCACTCGTTAATACACCTTGGAATTGGGCGGGAATTTCTTTAAATCGGCTTAACTGAACTTTTTCGGTATTAACAACAGCTTGCCAACGGTTTTGGGAAACCCGCCCCTTAGCAGTGATGGTATTACCTGCTACATCAAACACAGCCGTTGGCAAAACAAGATTCTGCCCTTGTTGCTCAATTACTGCTGCACCGATGGTTGGGTAGGTAGCATTCGGCGCTTGTACTTGGGCGACCGTCCGCAAATTCCCCAGATAGCCAAACACCCTAGCATTGGCTGAGACATTCCCGACTTTGATGCTAGATGCAGAGTTGTTGGTTTTGGCGATGACATCCCCTGGCAAATTTTGGGCGAGAACATTCAACAATACTCTACCTTGGGGCGCTAGTTGCACTTGACCACCGCCGACAATTTGCCCTCCGGCTGGTGGTTGCACCAAAACTCTGGCAATGTTGAGGGTTAAAGGTTGTCTGCCTAGAGAACCAGTAATTTGTGTATTAGCTGAGACATTACCGATGCTAATTGGTGGTGTAATCCCGTATCTCTGCGCCAGTATATCTCCTGAAATACCTTCGGCTTGTAGGTCAAATTTTACTCGACCCCCTAATATTGCTTGACCACCACCTGTAATGATTCCACCTGCGGCGGGGACAAGTTTAAGATTTGAGATGGTAATTTGAGAAGCATTTTTATTGACATTGAGGCGAAAGTCAGTATTAACAGCTTGGAACTGCACCCGGTCAACTTGCAGAGGTTTGGTGTTGCTGACTGTACCGCTAAGAACTGGCTGTTGCAGAGAACCTTGCACCTTGACCTTGGCTTGAACTTCCCCAGTGGCGACGACGGGAGATTTAACGTTGAAGGTATCTAAAAGATTTTTCGCACTGACTGATTTTACCTGGGCGGAAAGGTCAAAACCTGTTTTGAGATTGACTGTACCATTGGCCAGAAGAGGAACTTTGCCCAAATTTGTGGTGAGATTATCTAATGCGATCGCCTGACCTTGAAATACTAATCTACCGTTAGAATTAATGAAGCGTTGGGGTATATTTTGAATTTGGGCTGTGACTTGATACGAAGTAGCTGTCCCGGTAATCGCTATCTCTGACGCATTTGCAGGAATCTGCACACCCAAGTCAGCACTAACTCTTCCTGCTTGCAAAACAATGGGTAACTGAATTAATCGACTAACATCAGATGCTAGTAAACTTTGGGCGACAACCTGTAGATTAGTTTTTTGTGCTTTTGGTTGTGTTGACCCAGTAATTTTAACCGCACCACCTCTAGCAAATTGACCATTAATTTCGTAACCAATCTCTGTATTATTTGGTGCAAATCGCGCCCCACCAGCGAATTGATTAATTATTACAGAACCTTTTGGTTTAGTTGGTGCAGGGGCTGGTAAAAGTTCTACACTGCCATCAACAATTTGCAGTGTTTGTAATTGCGTTTGAATAATTCCTTTACCTTCGCCACTGTTCACCTCTGCTGTCACCCAACGACCATCTTGATCTTGTTGAATAAACACACGCGGCTGCACCAAGGTGACATTTAACGGTAGTGTGCGGCTGAAAATGACTGGTAACAGCGCAAACTGCACCTCAACAGCCTTTGCTGTTACTTGGTCAGCATCAGTAGGTGTTGCAGGTATGGATAAAGAACTAAATCTCAGGCTCGAAAGTGAAAAAGACTCCACTTGCCCTAGATTAATTGGTCGCCCTAGTAATTGTTCTAGATTTGTCTCTACTAACGGCGCTAAATCGTTATACACATAATTTCTTGCCCACCAAATTCCTGATGCAATACCAGCAAGCAAGAAAATTCCTATAACTAAACTACTACGACTGAAAAGTAGGAGATATAAACGACGGTTAATTGGCTCCTGATCATTCTCTGAGTTGGGAGGGCGCGTCATTTCCGTTACCAGCAACGCTATCGAGTAACAAAGTTTATTATTACCCGAAAACACCATAGTTGTTTTGCCGAAGTTTTCAAAACTTGTTCTAGATAGATTAGTAATTCCTTCTCTTGAGAGATGGCAGACTAATAGTACTGGTGAGATTGGGTGTGGGGAGTGTGGGGGGTGTGGGGAGTGTGGGAGGTGTGGGAGGTGTGGGAGGTATGGGAATTTAGTCAAGTAACCAATCATCTGGATGGGTAATCATCTTGACTAACCCACTAAGGACTTGATTGTAAGGAGCGTAGAGTTCTCTTCCTTGTTCAACGGTAAGATATTGACATTTCACAGCAAACTTTAACCAAACTTGAGTTTCTGCTGCCTCTGCTTCACAATCATTGAGTTTAGCGACAAAAGCGGCTTTATATCGCCGTTTTCTCCAAGCCTCTGCCATATTTGCACAGACAGAGCGAGAGGAGCGACGAATTTGGTCAGTTAATGAATATTTTTCTTCAACTGGGAACTTTTTAGAATATTCAAAAATTAGCATTGCTGTCTCAAATGCTAATTGATAAATGGCTAAATCCTCATGATTTCTAAAATACTTTTTCCCTTTTTCTTCCATCTTCTTTAATTTCGACTGCTCCTTTCTTCATCTTCCCACACCCCCCACACCTGACAGGTGTAGGTTTTTTACATAAGCATGAGTCCATACTTGAAAATCAGCGTTTTGAACTCACTCAAAAATTTAAGATTCGATTGTCCAATTGCTGGAACACTTAAGTCGTCGTTTCAGCATCAGGTCAAAAATTACGGATTCATACACAACACAGAAAAACAAGGTTCATAATCCGACATATTGACCACGTAATCATCATAGTTTTAGCCACTTTGTAAAAAACCTACACCTGTCAGACCCCCCACACTCCCCCTCACAAGTGTAGGTTTTTAACAGAGTGATGAGTAGCGACTCTAAAAATCACGATTTAATCAGAGTTCCACCCCCCTCACACCCTTACACCCCTACACCCTAAATCAAGGTTTTTGGGGCATAACGTAAAAAACCTACACCTGTCAGCCACACTCCCCACCCTTCCCACACCTCCCACACCTCCCACACCTCCCACACTCCCCTTCTTGACTAAGTTTCGAGCATGAATTAACAGTCTATTTGCTACGTTAATAGGAAAAATTTGAGAAAAGTTGATTTAAAGTAAAAAAAGTTACATCATTTAAGGTTTCATCTTCCGGCATTGTCTCATAGACTAGGGGCAGCAACCTTATTAAAACTGGCTGAGGAAAGTGGAAATTGACTGAGACAAACAACTTAAATTCTCCGTTCCAGGATGTGTCCCGTAGAGAATTGCGAGATTTAGTCAGAACTCAACTGCAAATGCTGTTAGAAGCAGCAGATTTACAAGCGGCAAAATCAATTCTTGTACCCGTACAACCTGCGGATATTGCTGAAGCAATTGAAGGTTTACCGGAAGCGATGCACGCTTTAGCTTTTCGTTTACTTTCTAAAGATGAAGCGATCGCAGTTTACGAGTATCTTGACTATAGTGTACAAGAACGATTAATTGAAGAATTAAAAAGTCAAGAAGTTCGTGATATTGTCGATCAAATGTCTTCGGATGACAGAGCAAGATTATTTGATGAATTACCTGCCAAAGTTGTCAACCGTTTACTAGAACAATTAAGTCCGGTAGAACGTCAAGCTACGGCTTTGCTGTTAGGTTATGAACCTAATACAGCCGGACGAATTATGACTTTAGAGTTTATTTCTCTCAAGGAAAATATTACAGTTACTCAGGCTCTAGAACGGATTCGCCGTTTAGCTAATGCCAGCGAAATAATTTACTATCTCTACGTCACAGATGCAGAAAGACGCTTGACAGGGATTGTATCTTTGCGAGATTTAGTAACATCTCAACCAGAACAAATCATTGGGGAAATCATGACCCGTGATGTGATATTCGTTCGCACAGATACAGACCAAGAAGAAGTAGCAAGAGTTATCCAAAGATATGACTTTTTAGCTGTACCTGTGGTAGATAAACAACAGCTTTTAGTTGGTATTGTTACGGTTGATGATGTAATTGATATTTTACAAGAAGAAACCACCAAAGATATTTATGCGTTAGGTGGTGGTGTACAGTCGAGTGGCGATAATTATTTCCAGATGAACTTGATGGAAGTTGCTCGTAAACGAGTCGTATGGTTATTTGTTTTATTAATTACTAATACTGTTACAGGCACAATTATTAAATCCCAAGAAGATATTTTAACCAAAGTAGTTACGCTAACAGCATTTATTCCGTTATTAACAGGAACAGGCGGTAACGTTGGCGCTCAATCTTCGACAGTAGTAATTCGGGGGATGAATACTGAAGAAATTCGCTCACTCGGCACATGGCAAGTAATTGGCAGAGAAGCGATCGCTGGTTTACTCTTGGGTGGTATGCTGGGGATTATCGCTACAATTTGGGCATATTTTTTACAAGGCAGAATTGAAGTTGCGATCGCCGTCGGTACTAGTTTAGTGGCGATTTCGGTTTTAGCTTCGGTTTCTGGTTCCACACTGCCATTTTTATTTCGGATGTTACGTTTAGACCCAGCTTTGATGTCTGCACCATTTATCACCACAGCCGTCGATGTCTTAGGGGTCTTGATTTATTTCAATTTGGCACGGGTAATTTTAAAGTTATAGCAAGAGGCACTCCGGCAAAGCCGGAGAAGTCAAAAGTAAAAAATCAAAAGTCAAAAGTAAACAGATGGATAAAATTTACCCATCTGTAGCAAGTAAGCGGAGGTATAAACTTGTGTATTAGTTAGCGTGTGCTAGTTGTGGAGATTCAATCGCGGAGAATTTCACAGCCTTGGCGAACTCTTGCAGCACGTCTTTTAGCCGTTGTTCCAGTTCCTCATCTAGCAGGACGCTATCATCAGGTTGCTTTTGAATTTGTTTGTCAACTGCATACACGGTGGCGAGAATATGCCGTGCGCCTAACTCGCCTAAGATGGGTTTCAGGGCATATTCAATGGCTAACAAATGGGCAATTGTGCCGCCAGTTGCTAAGGGTAACACGACTTTGCCAGTCAATGATTTTTGTGGGAGTAAGTCTAAAAATGCTTTGAGTATGCCTGTATAAGCAGCTTTGTAGATTGGGGTGGCAATAATTACGCCGTCGGCTTGGGCTAATAAAGCTTTGGGTTGTTCTAAGGCGGGGCTGTCATACTTGCCAAAGACTAAATCTTCCGCAGGTAAATCGCGCACAGAAATAATATCTATGTGTAGACCTTCTTTTTCTAATAGTTTGGCAGCATATTCCAAAATTCCGTAGGTTCTGGAAGGATGGGAAGGACTACCAGCGATCGCTAAAATCCGAGTCATGTAAATACACTCCTAATTTATACAATTAATTCACGGTGATTTTGTCTTGGTCTGCATAGCCTCGGCTGTGTTGACCTTCTCACTTAAACGTTCGTAGGGGCGGCGTAAACTCATAGTCTCAACTTCCCAGATGTAGCCATGAATCACCACATCATCGGGAATCAACGGAGATTGACGTAACAATTCCACCTGCTGTTTGCAGATTTCGTCCACATCGGTAAAGGTTTTAATCCATTTGGAAAACACACCTTTGGGTAGTTTCAACTCTGGTAAGGCGGGATCAACTGCAACTGCATCTACATCAATCCCTCGGCTGCGTAACACTTCACTCAGAAAGTCTCCAGAAGCACTCATCATGCCGCACTCGGTATGGTTAATCACAATAATTTCTTTGGTGTTAAAAAACTGTGTGGTTAACATCGCCGACCGAATGGCATCATCTGTAACTAACCCGCCAGCGTTACGAAAAATATGTGCATCGCCTTCGCCAATTCCTAAAGCTTTTTCTACTGGTAAACGTTCGTCCATGCAGGCTAGTACCCACAAGCGTTTATTGTTGGGTATGCCTAACTGTCGCCGCAATGACCAAGCTTCTTTTTGGGCAATTTGTTCGTCAATTTGTTGATGTAACATAGCGGCTAATCTCCCATTCCTTGACTTTTTAGGATATGGACGCAGCTTTGTGCTGAGGCTGCTGCTTCAGAAATTCTTCATTAGCAACAATCTCGCCAAAGGGACTGATGATGTGTTGTTCTTCAACTTTGGGCAAGTTTTCTAACGGCAAACGGGGGAATAATAATTCTGCAACGCGATAAGCTTCTTCTAAATGGGGATAGCCAGAAAGAATAAAGGTTTCAATTCCCAAGTCTGCATATTCCTGCATTCTGGCGGCGACTGTATCGGGATCACCTACCAGTGCTGTACCTGCCCCACCGCGCACTAAACCCACACCCGCCCACAAATTTGGACTAATTTCGAGTGTTTCGCGGCTACCTTTGTGTAGCTGACTCATGCGGCGTTGCCCTTCCGAATCCATCCGCGCATAAACTTTTTGGGCTTTGGCGATCGCTTCATCATCCACATAGCGAATCAATTGATTAGCTGCGTCCCAAGCTTCAGTTTCAGTTTCCCGCACAATAACGTGCAGCCGAATGCCAAACCGTAAAGTTCTACCTTCAATCTCTGCAAGTTTGCGAACTGCGGCAATTTTCTCAGCAACTTGCGCTGGTGGTTCACCCCAAGTTAAATAAACATCTACGTGCTTGGCGGCGATTTTTTGGGCAATGGCTGAGGAACCACCAAACCATAACGGCGGATAGGGTTGCTGTACAGGCGGAAACACAATTTTGCCGCCTTGAATATCTAGATACTCACCTTTGAGGTCAACTGTTTCGCTACTAACAAGCGATCGCCATACCGTCAAAAATTCATCTGTTAATTCATAACGCTCATCGTGATCCAAATGCAAGCCATCTCCAGCCGCCTCCACCGGATCACCACCCGTCACGACATTAATCAACAACCTCCCCCCAGACAGGCGGTCAAACGTCGCCGCCATCCTCGCGGCTAACGTTGGCGACATCAAACCCGGACGTATCGCCACCAAAAAACGCATCCGTTGAGTTAATGATACTAGAGTTGATGCCA
This Aulosira sp. FACHB-615 DNA region includes the following protein-coding sequences:
- the mgtE gene encoding magnesium transporter, which codes for MTETNNLNSPFQDVSRRELRDLVRTQLQMLLEAADLQAAKSILVPVQPADIAEAIEGLPEAMHALAFRLLSKDEAIAVYEYLDYSVQERLIEELKSQEVRDIVDQMSSDDRARLFDELPAKVVNRLLEQLSPVERQATALLLGYEPNTAGRIMTLEFISLKENITVTQALERIRRLANASEIIYYLYVTDAERRLTGIVSLRDLVTSQPEQIIGEIMTRDVIFVRTDTDQEEVARVIQRYDFLAVPVVDKQQLLVGIVTVDDVIDILQEETTKDIYALGGGVQSSGDNYFQMNLMEVARKRVVWLFVLLITNTVTGTIIKSQEDILTKVVTLTAFIPLLTGTGGNVGAQSSTVVIRGMNTEEIRSLGTWQVIGREAIAGLLLGGMLGIIATIWAYFLQGRIEVAIAVGTSLVAISVLASVSGSTLPFLFRMLRLDPALMSAPFITTAVDVLGVLIYFNLARVILKL
- the ssuE gene encoding NADPH-dependent FMN reductase — its product is MTRILAIAGSPSHPSRTYGILEYAAKLLEKEGLHIDIISVRDLPAEDLVFGKYDSPALEQPKALLAQADGVIIATPIYKAAYTGILKAFLDLLPQKSLTGKVVLPLATGGTIAHLLAIEYALKPILGELGARHILATVYAVDKQIQKQPDDSVLLDEELEQRLKDVLQEFAKAVKFSAIESPQLAHAN
- a CDS encoding carbonic anhydrase — encoded protein: MLHQQIDEQIAQKEAWSLRRQLGIPNNKRLWVLACMDERLPVEKALGIGEGDAHIFRNAGGLVTDDAIRSAMLTTQFFNTKEIIVINHTECGMMSASGDFLSEVLRSRGIDVDAVAVDPALPELKLPKGVFSKWIKTFTDVDEICKQQVELLRQSPLIPDDVVIHGYIWEVETMSLRRPYERLSEKVNTAEAMQTKTKSP
- the ssuD gene encoding FMNH2-dependent alkanesulfonate monooxygenase translates to MQLLWFIPTHGDGRYLGTATGGRTVSFQYFRQIAQAVDDLGYTGALLPTGRSCEDAWVVASTLVSLTQRMRFLVAIRPGLMSPTLAARMAATFDRLSGGRLLINVVTGGDPVEAAGDGLHLDHDERYELTDEFLTVWRSLVSSETVDLKGEYLDIQGGKIVFPPVQQPYPPLWFGGSSAIAQKIAAKHVDVYLTWGEPPAQVAEKIAAVRKLAEIEGRTLRFGIRLHVIVRETETEAWDAANQLIRYVDDEAIAKAQKVYARMDSEGQRRMSQLHKGSRETLEISPNLWAGVGLVRGGAGTALVGDPDTVAARMQEYADLGIETFILSGYPHLEEAYRVAELLFPRLPLENLPKVEEQHIISPFGEIVANEEFLKQQPQHKAASIS